One Candidatus Vicinibacter affinis DNA window includes the following coding sequences:
- a CDS encoding aminopeptidase, with amino-acid sequence MHKIVCSVFLIVMVNFIIAQELPNKINNYNFQTVKLVDRTGVKNQNKSGTCWIFSTHSFLESELMRMGKGEFNLSEMYIARAGYLERGENYIRRQGSTAFGQGAENHDVMRIIDEYGLVPEEAYAGYPDGQDKPIHGEMESVLKAMVEAMVKLPDGKLSPNWKKVYQGAVDGYFGTPPANFTFKGKSYTPQTFAGSLGINSGDYIALTSFTHHPMNKPFILEVADNWSNGMFYNIAIDELINSVDQAIKSGYSVLWATDVSEKTFSAKNGLAINPYMAWEDMSDTERDSLWKAPHPEKFVTQEERQLGFENLSTTDDHGMHIVGIMKDQNGTEYYVVKNSWGSAINKTTGGYIYVSKAYFRNKTMSVMVNKNALNKDLKAKLGL; translated from the coding sequence ATGCACAAAATTGTTTGTTCAGTATTCCTTATTGTAATGGTCAATTTCATTATTGCCCAGGAATTACCCAATAAAATCAACAACTATAATTTCCAGACGGTCAAACTAGTAGACCGTACAGGAGTTAAAAATCAAAACAAAAGTGGCACCTGCTGGATTTTTTCGACTCATTCTTTTCTGGAATCTGAGCTGATGCGAATGGGTAAAGGAGAGTTTAATTTAAGTGAGATGTACATTGCCCGTGCCGGGTATTTGGAAAGGGGAGAGAATTACATACGCAGGCAGGGATCCACTGCATTCGGTCAAGGTGCGGAAAATCACGATGTCATGAGAATTATTGATGAATATGGTTTGGTGCCTGAAGAAGCTTATGCAGGTTATCCTGATGGGCAGGACAAACCTATCCATGGAGAGATGGAATCGGTGTTGAAAGCTATGGTGGAAGCAATGGTTAAGCTTCCGGATGGTAAACTTTCTCCAAATTGGAAGAAAGTCTATCAGGGCGCTGTGGATGGATATTTTGGAACACCTCCTGCCAATTTTACATTCAAAGGTAAAAGTTATACTCCTCAAACATTTGCCGGCAGTCTGGGAATAAACTCCGGAGATTACATAGCATTGACTTCCTTTACTCATCATCCGATGAACAAACCATTTATTCTTGAGGTGGCGGATAATTGGTCAAATGGTATGTTTTATAATATTGCCATTGATGAATTAATTAATTCTGTGGATCAGGCAATTAAAAGTGGATATTCTGTCTTGTGGGCAACGGATGTAAGTGAAAAAACATTTTCAGCAAAGAATGGACTGGCCATTAATCCATATATGGCATGGGAAGATATGTCCGACACTGAAAGGGACAGTCTTTGGAAAGCGCCGCATCCTGAAAAGTTTGTAACGCAGGAGGAGCGTCAATTGGGATTTGAAAATCTCAGTACCACCGATGATCATGGTATGCACATAGTTGGAATTATGAAAGATCAGAATGGGACGGAATACTATGTCGTAAAAAATTCTTGGGGATCAGCAATTAATAAAACTACCGGCGGATATATTTATGTGTCTAAGGCCTATTTCAGGAATAAGACCATGTCTGTAATGGTAAACAAAAATGCCTTGAACAAGGATCTGAAGGCAAAGCTGGGGTTGTAG
- a CDS encoding gliding motility-associated C-terminal domain-containing protein gives MVTVTQPANPGFNPIVVSVAAGSSTTIDLTPWLGQIENAPPDKILNYGLMIKATNPVTIYYEVMSTQCACNPEIFALKGNNALGNDFFIPMQNFLDNANYNPTPYSSFDIVATEDGTKISIFPSNDVVGHQAKNPFVIFLNKGQTYSATAVSQSASKHLDGSRVSSDKPIAITIKDDLMFGAPFGGGCADLGGDQLIPLTILGSEYIAVRGFLNAPYDKVFILATQNNTVVNVNQNPVAVLNAGETYVHNIGNNISAYIRASLPVYALQMSGFGCEVGLSVLPPIFCTGSRTVAFTRSLNEPIFITLLVKSGGEGSFLLNGKVGEINASQFSLVPGTNGKWMSAQIPLTSAQAPVAVSSVISNDRELFHLGVIHGTVGGGCRFGYFSNFNKVTADFAVKDTVCQGETVSLYYNGQFGSAAEIEWKYPDGELVEQLDESHIKIKWNTPGLHFVTLTINDAECLDMITKPVYVTSGTTNSQIVSACDSYTWPVNGFNYFKSGFYTDTFSTIYGCDSVELLDLTISPSYFISENVMACDSFIWPKDGKMYKTGGVYIKNLPSANGCDSILRLDLKILTSTKIIESKTSCNSWYWPVTGLVYVNSGTYTATLKNQEGCDSNITLDLHINPSYKFTEKVSICDSYLWKVTGKMYTKSGRYIDTLFTSTGCDSIHILDLEILSSEKTKEYQTSCDSWYWPVNQKIYNSSGTYTESFTTLSGCDSIHVLELIIKPSDQITDTLSKCGSYLWPVDGVVYTKSGEYKKLFMNADGCDSIFVLNLTILNNSSSRASVSACSRYKWEVNGQTFEKSGTYSWSTVNTQGCDSTIYLDLAIYPEYKNEDTARACGNFFWPVSGMNYEQSGTYYKKLQSLYGCDSTYIINLKVDPEFILYDTVTNLENYFWPVNNEYYHESGQYQEWFHTVEGCDSLRILILTIVRRGNVYLPNVFSPNGDGINDRVTVFSSPEVKKIDRFRIYDRWGELLFQQSVFPPNDEFFGWDGTLLRKLVNPGVFVYHVEWTDQAGDKHMEKGDLILLR, from the coding sequence TATTCTTCATTTGATATTGTGGCGACTGAAGACGGGACCAAAATTTCCATTTTTCCTTCCAATGATGTGGTTGGACACCAGGCAAAAAATCCCTTTGTTATTTTTTTAAACAAAGGGCAAACCTATTCTGCCACCGCAGTTTCACAATCTGCAAGCAAACATTTGGATGGTTCACGGGTGAGTTCAGACAAACCGATTGCAATAACCATTAAGGATGATTTGATGTTCGGCGCTCCTTTTGGCGGTGGCTGCGCTGATTTGGGAGGAGATCAACTTATTCCCCTTACAATCCTGGGATCAGAATACATAGCTGTCAGAGGCTTTCTAAATGCGCCTTATGATAAAGTATTTATTCTTGCCACTCAAAATAATACGGTAGTAAATGTCAATCAAAATCCTGTTGCAGTTTTAAATGCAGGAGAGACCTACGTGCACAATATAGGGAATAATATTTCTGCCTACATTAGGGCAAGTTTGCCGGTTTACGCGCTGCAGATGTCCGGATTTGGATGTGAAGTTGGATTAAGTGTATTGCCCCCAATTTTTTGTACCGGTTCCAGAACGGTGGCATTTACCCGATCGCTCAATGAACCAATTTTTATTACACTTTTGGTTAAGTCAGGAGGAGAAGGAAGTTTTTTGTTGAATGGAAAAGTTGGTGAGATCAATGCCAGTCAATTTAGCCTAGTTCCGGGAACCAATGGCAAATGGATGAGTGCACAGATACCACTCACCTCCGCACAGGCCCCTGTTGCAGTCTCTTCCGTGATCAGCAATGATCGTGAACTTTTTCATCTGGGAGTAATTCACGGAACGGTGGGAGGAGGTTGCAGGTTTGGTTATTTCTCTAACTTTAATAAAGTGACAGCAGACTTTGCTGTGAAGGATACGGTCTGTCAGGGTGAGACCGTAAGTTTGTATTATAATGGACAATTTGGGTCAGCCGCAGAAATTGAATGGAAATATCCTGATGGAGAATTGGTTGAACAGCTCGATGAAAGCCATATAAAAATAAAATGGAATACTCCTGGATTGCATTTTGTTACACTGACCATCAATGATGCGGAATGTTTAGACATGATTACAAAACCTGTCTACGTAACTTCTGGTACAACCAATTCTCAAATAGTGTCAGCATGTGATTCTTATACCTGGCCTGTTAATGGATTCAATTATTTCAAATCCGGATTTTACACAGACACCTTCAGTACTATTTATGGTTGCGATTCAGTTGAATTGTTGGACCTCACAATAAGTCCATCTTATTTCATTTCAGAAAATGTGATGGCCTGTGATTCCTTTATTTGGCCGAAAGATGGAAAAATGTACAAAACCGGTGGGGTGTATATTAAAAATCTCCCATCTGCCAATGGATGTGATTCCATCTTGCGTTTGGATCTTAAAATTCTTACATCAACAAAAATAATTGAATCCAAAACTTCTTGTAATTCTTGGTATTGGCCTGTTACAGGATTGGTATATGTGAACAGCGGAACCTATACTGCAACATTAAAAAATCAAGAGGGATGTGATTCCAATATTACACTAGACTTACACATAAACCCAAGCTATAAATTTACTGAGAAGGTAAGCATATGCGATTCATATTTGTGGAAGGTAACTGGTAAAATGTATACAAAAAGTGGAAGGTACATCGATACGTTGTTTACTTCAACCGGTTGCGATTCTATTCACATACTTGATCTTGAAATCCTGTCTTCAGAAAAAACAAAGGAGTACCAAACATCCTGTGATTCCTGGTATTGGCCGGTCAACCAAAAAATTTATAACTCAAGTGGTACCTATACCGAATCATTTACAACATTATCCGGTTGTGATTCCATTCATGTACTTGAATTAATCATCAAACCTTCTGATCAAATTACAGACACGCTGAGTAAGTGTGGATCTTACCTATGGCCAGTGGATGGTGTAGTTTATACAAAAAGTGGCGAGTATAAAAAGTTGTTCATGAATGCAGATGGCTGCGATTCTATTTTTGTTTTAAACCTTACCATTCTGAACAATTCTTCTTCAAGAGCTTCAGTTTCTGCCTGTTCACGATATAAATGGGAGGTGAATGGTCAAACCTTTGAGAAGAGTGGGACCTACTCATGGTCGACGGTGAATACGCAAGGCTGCGATTCTACCATTTATCTAGATTTGGCTATTTATCCTGAATACAAAAATGAAGATACTGCTAGAGCTTGCGGAAACTTTTTTTGGCCGGTGAGTGGAATGAATTATGAACAAAGTGGAACTTATTACAAAAAATTACAAAGCCTTTATGGTTGCGATTCAACTTACATAATTAATTTGAAAGTAGATCCGGAGTTTATCCTCTACGATACAGTCACCAATCTTGAAAACTACTTCTGGCCGGTAAATAATGAATACTACCATGAATCAGGCCAATATCAAGAATGGTTTCATACCGTGGAGGGTTGTGATTCACTTAGAATTTTGATCTTAACGATTGTACGCAGAGGAAATGTCTACTTGCCGAATGTGTTTTCGCCAAACGGAGATGGTATAAATGACCGGGTGACGGTTTTTTCAAGTCCTGAGGTCAAGAAGATTGACAGGTTTAGGATTTATGACCGATGGGGAGAATTGCTGTTTCAACAGTCTGTATTTCCTCCCAATGATGAGTTTTTTGGTTGGGACGGAACCTTGTTGAGGAAATTGGTAAACCCTGGTGTTTTTGTATATCATGTAGAATGGACTGATCAGGCAGGGGACAAGCATATGGAAAAGGGCGACCTGATACTGCTAAGATGA